A single Prevotella sp. E15-22 DNA region contains:
- a CDS encoding biotin/lipoyl-containing protein produces the protein MKEYKYTINGTKYEVAVGDIEENIVTVTVNGETYKVEMEKEAEPEKKKPVLGKPAAASADNTSEPTASAANINKNNAIKAPLPGVITDIKVAVGDDVKVGDTVVVLEAMKMANNLQAEKAGKVTAICVKVGESVMEDDALIVIE, from the coding sequence ATGAAAGAGTACAAGTATACTATCAACGGAACAAAATACGAGGTTGCCGTAGGCGATATTGAAGAGAACATCGTTACCGTCACCGTCAATGGCGAGACCTATAAAGTTGAGATGGAGAAGGAAGCTGAGCCAGAGAAGAAGAAGCCGGTTCTTGGTAAGCCAGCTGCAGCTTCAGCCGACAACACTTCCGAGCCCACAGCCTCAGCTGCCAACATCAATAAAAATAATGCCATCAAGGCTCCGCTCCCTGGTGTTATTACCGACATCAAGGTTGCTGTTGGCGACGACGTAAAGGTTGGCGACACGGTTGTAGTTCTTGAAGCCATGAAGATGGCCAATAACCTTCAGGCAGAGAAAGCTGGTAAGGTAACTGCTATCTGTGTTAAGGTTGGCGAGAGTGTCATGGAAGACGACGCTCTGATTGTCATCGAGTAA
- a CDS encoding LruC domain-containing protein, whose translation MNHEDADGYNDTAIRENAQKIFGDIDPSQDWSSINKGVIKVTADADLKDIAKVMILTESPFGNSNAKILNTANVKKGETVQMAYDAPNIYDVLFAACVDSKGNYFVQVFNVGDKEVNFAEPASARMNRAGETFPDPAAVKLGAPAKSFNTLRAEDAQANPDKYTLIWDQAGYSNDVHKGAEREYPLWADGSWKDERLWTAQNGSSNGWTISNGAITKAVTDNMDLTTLKWLVNYYLPKTGGEIVTKKGGKSNNWKSIVEGTNYFKQYKNHFVCNGQPLTIIPLQMNTTEGEYNNVYYYYFPASKLEEYKDDDAALANYIKTLPKFKAFNGKEQKEFQRTTQYLLPYYGDGQITENMTAVSASIPEGYLVGFMNQKANGESIHECMNGCTYGFGPLNIENNHIFGHYFSAMSTDVSMESVKHKTDGTKEKQVKYGETPYGMDFDSPRIGIFNANNKSFMCFEDGCDCNFSDMIIEICSGVDAPSEPIEPEAMAYTMCFEDRLEEADYDMNDVVLRGVRLDENQIEITLIACGAYDELQIQGLYNSKKLTSKEVHKFFNVTPGTEFINTEKGKKVYPYVSEKFSINNSVNMEDFMRQIYVINKTTNKKIEVPKKGEPPYAIIVPQNFNYPVEFIDITKAYPLFKNWAQNSEVDKDWFKTENEDKTYPNSFANPTE comes from the coding sequence ATGAACCATGAAGATGCTGACGGTTACAACGACACCGCCATTAGAGAAAACGCACAAAAGATCTTTGGAGACATCGATCCCAGCCAGGATTGGAGTTCAATCAACAAAGGAGTTATCAAAGTCACCGCTGACGCAGACCTAAAGGACATTGCCAAAGTTATGATTCTGACAGAGTCGCCTTTTGGCAATAGCAATGCAAAAATCTTAAATACAGCTAATGTAAAGAAGGGCGAAACTGTCCAGATGGCATATGATGCCCCCAACATCTACGACGTATTATTTGCAGCTTGCGTAGACAGCAAGGGCAACTATTTCGTTCAGGTGTTCAATGTTGGAGACAAGGAAGTTAACTTCGCTGAACCAGCCAGCGCACGCATGAACAGAGCAGGTGAAACATTCCCAGATCCCGCAGCCGTCAAGTTGGGCGCTCCCGCTAAGTCGTTCAACACCCTTCGTGCAGAAGACGCGCAAGCCAATCCTGATAAATACACCCTTATTTGGGACCAAGCAGGCTATTCAAACGACGTTCATAAAGGCGCAGAAAGAGAATATCCCCTTTGGGCCGATGGTTCTTGGAAGGATGAAAGACTGTGGACCGCACAGAATGGCTCAAGCAATGGTTGGACTATCTCCAATGGTGCCATCACAAAAGCTGTCACAGACAATATGGATTTAACCACCCTGAAGTGGCTGGTAAATTACTATCTGCCCAAGACTGGCGGTGAAATCGTTACAAAAAAAGGAGGTAAGTCAAACAACTGGAAGAGTATTGTTGAAGGTACAAACTATTTCAAGCAGTACAAGAACCACTTTGTCTGCAATGGTCAGCCCCTGACAATCATTCCTCTCCAGATGAACACCACAGAAGGAGAATACAACAACGTCTACTATTATTATTTCCCCGCATCAAAGTTGGAGGAATACAAAGACGATGACGCTGCATTAGCCAATTACATCAAAACATTGCCAAAGTTCAAAGCCTTTAATGGTAAGGAGCAGAAAGAATTCCAAAGAACCACTCAATATCTGTTGCCCTATTACGGTGATGGACAAATCACGGAGAATATGACAGCTGTTTCTGCCTCTATCCCCGAAGGCTATCTTGTTGGTTTCATGAATCAAAAAGCGAATGGAGAATCCATTCATGAGTGCATGAATGGCTGCACCTATGGTTTTGGTCCGCTTAATATCGAGAACAATCATATCTTTGGTCACTACTTCTCGGCTATGAGTACGGATGTCAGCATGGAATCCGTAAAACACAAGACAGACGGAACCAAAGAAAAACAGGTCAAGTATGGTGAGACACCTTATGGTATGGATTTTGATAGCCCGCGTATTGGTATCTTCAACGCCAACAACAAGTCGTTCATGTGCTTCGAGGATGGTTGCGACTGTAACTTCAGCGACATGATTATTGAAATTTGCAGTGGTGTTGATGCTCCCAGTGAGCCCATCGAGCCCGAGGCTATGGCATACACCATGTGCTTCGAAGACCGTTTGGAGGAAGCCGATTATGACATGAACGACGTGGTACTTCGCGGTGTTCGTCTTGATGAGAATCAAATTGAGATTACCCTGATTGCTTGCGGTGCATACGATGAACTTCAGATTCAAGGATTATATAATTCTAAGAAACTGACAAGCAAAGAAGTACACAAGTTCTTCAATGTAACTCCAGGCACAGAGTTCATCAACACCGAGAAAGGCAAGAAAGTATATCCATATGTTTCTGAGAAATTCAGTATTAACAACTCGGTGAATATGGAGGACTTCATGAGACAGATATATGTCATCAACAAGACCACCAACAAGAAGATTGAAGTTCCCAAGAAAGGAGAACCTCCTTATGCCATCATCGTACCTCAGAACTTCAACTATCCTGTTGAATTCATTGACATCACGAAAGCCTATCCGCTGTTCAAGAACTGGGCACAAAACAGCGAGGTTGACAAGGATTGGTTTAAGACCGAAAACGAAGACAAGACCTACCCCAACAGTTTTGCCAACCCCACAGAATAA
- a CDS encoding DUF6057 family protein, with protein MMYNNSYKKSGTLTIKVWCAVCFILFSFLWLYVFEADVIAVAQHALSGGLTTYYPLTGAIIITSVLFVVQWLVASFIRLPEKVHALTYVPSMLMIAFISDIDSDIDCTLSIGMWWLIPIVLVAWAVIVWAASQMSRYDNRRSQGILSQRVWVNLLLMVMLMFFVAIVGSTNAVFHFSSHAERALIHGNVDEALRVGDESQETDKRLTMLRVYALSKKGQLGERLFNYPVVGNSNDILPMHTTLQILSADSIWKHLGAMPSHVCDADLYYRILERDSLATQAVADYRLCGCLIDRRLDDFVRLLPQYYEVADSLPLPRHYQEALVLYRHLHTNPSVVYHHAVLDEDWKNLKQLEKQYKLLSERKYRVFDHYEGSYWYYYYYQK; from the coding sequence ATGATGTATAATAACTCATATAAGAAAAGCGGCACTCTCACCATTAAGGTGTGGTGTGCCGTTTGTTTCATTCTTTTTTCTTTTCTTTGGCTATATGTGTTTGAGGCCGATGTAATTGCTGTGGCTCAGCATGCGTTAAGCGGAGGACTAACAACCTATTATCCCTTGACAGGTGCTATTATTATCACATCGGTTCTCTTTGTTGTGCAATGGTTGGTGGCGTCTTTTATTCGGTTACCAGAGAAAGTACATGCATTGACGTATGTGCCTTCTATGCTGATGATTGCTTTTATCTCGGACATTGATTCGGATATTGACTGCACACTGTCCATTGGAATGTGGTGGCTTATTCCCATTGTTTTGGTTGCATGGGCTGTCATCGTTTGGGCTGCAAGTCAAATGTCGAGATATGATAATCGGCGGTCTCAGGGCATTCTTTCTCAGCGTGTCTGGGTTAATCTGTTGCTGATGGTTATGCTGATGTTCTTTGTGGCTATCGTAGGTAGTACCAATGCTGTGTTCCATTTCTCTTCGCATGCGGAAAGGGCCTTGATTCATGGGAATGTTGATGAAGCTCTGAGAGTAGGGGACGAGTCGCAGGAGACGGATAAGCGTTTAACTATGTTGCGCGTGTATGCGCTGTCTAAGAAGGGACAGCTGGGTGAACGTCTGTTTAACTATCCTGTGGTAGGTAATAGTAATGATATTTTGCCGATGCATACCACATTGCAAATTCTTTCAGCAGATAGCATTTGGAAACATTTGGGAGCAATGCCGTCTCATGTATGTGATGCTGATTTGTATTATCGGATACTGGAGCGTGATTCATTGGCTACTCAGGCTGTGGCTGATTATAGGTTGTGTGGCTGCCTGATTGATCGCCGCCTGGATGACTTTGTGAGGTTGCTACCTCAGTATTATGAGGTTGCTGATTCATTGCCTCTGCCTCGTCATTATCAGGAAGCTTTAGTTCTTTATAGGCATCTTCATACCAATCCGTCTGTTGTTTATCATCATGCTGTGCTTGATGAGGATTGGAAGAACTTGAAGCAATTGGAAAAACAGTACAAGCTATTGTCAGAACGTAAATACCGGGTGTTTGACCATTATGAGGGATCTTACTGGTATTACTATTATTATCAGAAATAA
- a CDS encoding GNAT family N-acetyltransferase — MSDWAINIYTNSNQLPKGLKDDNIFHSPQLFLLAKKTPRQKPYMVTVETSDGVVIAQMLALIRYHSSWFPPYLYRHCRILGEGVYADGYDKAELFSMMLKHLTAKVGRWTLYLEVSNLSGKMFAYRELRKAHYFPVKWVHIHNSLHSHTPEERINERMQKRINTAYARGVITDEVKTEADFLAFMHLLRTHNWLKPKRYIPADEFFRGLQDSPNGRLFLTRYNGHTIGCSAVVYSQGQAYLWYAAYRRKSFAFVHPDILTIWNVLKDSHQRGYQHVFFMDVGLPFRKNAFRDFILRFGGKQASAYRWFHCSIGWINNLFSWYYRD, encoded by the coding sequence ATGAGTGATTGGGCCATAAACATATATACCAATAGCAATCAATTGCCGAAGGGACTGAAAGACGATAACATCTTCCATAGCCCGCAGTTGTTCCTATTGGCCAAGAAGACGCCACGACAGAAACCATACATGGTAACCGTCGAGACGTCAGATGGTGTGGTAATAGCCCAAATGCTGGCATTGATTCGCTACCACTCGTCATGGTTTCCCCCTTATCTTTATCGTCATTGTCGCATTCTGGGAGAAGGCGTCTATGCCGACGGCTACGACAAGGCCGAACTTTTCAGCATGATGCTGAAGCATCTCACAGCGAAAGTTGGCCGATGGACGCTCTATTTGGAGGTGAGCAACCTTTCAGGAAAGATGTTTGCCTACAGAGAACTTCGTAAAGCGCACTATTTTCCAGTAAAATGGGTTCACATTCATAACTCTCTGCATTCTCACACACCAGAAGAGCGCATCAACGAACGTATGCAGAAGCGTATCAATACGGCCTATGCCCGCGGTGTGATAACAGACGAAGTGAAGACAGAAGCCGACTTTCTGGCATTTATGCATCTGCTGCGCACCCACAATTGGCTGAAGCCCAAACGATATATCCCTGCCGACGAGTTCTTCCGTGGCTTACAAGACAGTCCCAACGGGCGGTTATTCCTCACACGTTATAACGGCCATACCATCGGATGTTCGGCCGTGGTATACAGTCAGGGGCAAGCCTATCTATGGTACGCCGCCTACAGACGTAAGTCATTTGCTTTCGTACACCCTGACATCCTCACCATATGGAATGTTCTTAAGGATTCTCACCAACGAGGCTATCAGCACGTATTCTTCATGGACGTTGGTCTTCCCTTCCGTAAGAATGCATTTCGCGACTTCATCCTGCGCTTTGGAGGAAAGCAGGCCAGCGCCTATCGTTGGTTCCATTGCTCCATTGGATGGATAAATAACCTGTTTTCGTGGTATTATCGCGACTAG
- a CDS encoding carboxypeptidase-like regulatory domain-containing protein, protein MKQRTKRYIFTLVTFLTSLMCFAQSFTLKGKVIDDEGNALELATVSCVEQAAVTMTNLKGEFKMTLQSADSVVVKFSMVGYNSRTRVLRNPKNTQTIQIQLHNMELEGVTITQRRRQTEQMEQLDIKNIKATPSASGNAIEELIQQQAGVSTHNELSSQYNVRGGSFDENFVYINNVEVYRPLLIRSGQQEGLSIINPDMVEKVGFSSGGFAARYGDKMSSALDITYRRPKAFEASATASLLGASAFVGTSNKNFSMSHGLRYKTNRYLLGSLETTGEYRPNQLDYQTYITYEPNKRWTLELLGNISENHYNFKPKDRETSFGTMEDVKSFKVYFDGQEKDIFRTLFATAAITRHLGDSTHIKLLWSAFKTKEQECYDIQGQYWLNESQNAEQLGVGTYAEHARNYLTGNVQSLKLMLNHQLRQHNIEAGLTLKWEHIKEQSREYEMRDSSGYSIPHTGNRLDLIYALSSKQDIKSKRIEGYIQDVYRWHHDETYFTLNYGLRFAHWSFNKETILSPRLSLAIVPAFNQDIVYRFATGIYYQAPFYKELRDTTTTTNITVVTLNKNIKSQRSLQFIAAMDYRFRMKDRPYKFTAEAYYKALSNLIPYNVQNVKITYYGQNLCSGYTAGLDLKLYGEFVPGTDSWISLSLMSTKQKMNGQWIPMPTDQRYAINLHFTDYFPGTERWKMTLRLAYADGLPFGAPHRGLESQNFRAPAYKRADIGMSYMAYQALHERKTLKRIWLGVDCLNLFGISNVNSYYWVTDVSNNQWAVPNYLTGRQINGKITVEF, encoded by the coding sequence ATGAAACAACGCACCAAACGATATATTTTCACGCTTGTCACATTTCTGACAAGCCTCATGTGTTTTGCTCAGTCATTCACGTTAAAAGGAAAGGTCATCGACGATGAGGGCAATGCTCTGGAGCTTGCCACCGTATCATGCGTCGAGCAGGCTGCCGTAACGATGACCAACCTAAAAGGTGAATTCAAGATGACTTTGCAGTCGGCCGACTCGGTAGTTGTCAAGTTCTCAATGGTTGGCTATAACTCGCGTACACGCGTGCTTCGGAATCCAAAGAACACACAGACTATTCAAATCCAGTTGCACAACATGGAACTGGAAGGTGTCACTATCACACAGAGACGTCGTCAGACAGAACAGATGGAGCAACTGGACATCAAGAATATCAAAGCAACACCATCGGCTTCAGGCAACGCCATTGAAGAACTGATTCAACAGCAAGCCGGTGTGTCAACGCACAATGAACTGTCAAGTCAATATAATGTGCGAGGCGGTTCGTTCGACGAGAACTTCGTATATATAAATAATGTAGAGGTCTATCGTCCACTGCTCATCAGGAGCGGTCAACAAGAGGGATTGTCCATAATCAATCCAGATATGGTCGAAAAGGTAGGATTTTCCAGCGGTGGCTTTGCCGCCCGTTATGGCGATAAGATGTCGAGTGCACTTGATATAACCTACCGTCGTCCCAAAGCCTTCGAGGCTTCAGCCACAGCGTCATTACTTGGTGCCAGTGCCTTTGTGGGAACATCAAACAAGAATTTCTCGATGAGCCACGGTTTGCGCTATAAGACCAATCGATATTTATTAGGTTCTTTAGAGACAACAGGCGAATATCGCCCTAACCAGTTGGATTATCAGACCTACATCACCTATGAACCCAATAAGCGATGGACATTAGAGTTGCTGGGAAACATTTCTGAGAACCATTATAACTTCAAACCAAAAGATCGCGAAACATCTTTTGGAACAATGGAAGACGTCAAGTCGTTCAAAGTATATTTCGACGGGCAAGAAAAAGATATCTTTCGCACGTTGTTTGCTACAGCTGCCATCACCCGTCATCTTGGCGATTCCACACACATAAAACTCCTTTGGTCGGCCTTTAAGACCAAAGAACAGGAATGCTATGACATTCAAGGACAGTATTGGCTTAACGAATCGCAGAATGCTGAGCAATTAGGCGTTGGAACATATGCCGAACACGCTCGCAATTATCTCACTGGCAATGTGCAGAGCCTCAAGCTGATGCTTAACCACCAACTGCGTCAGCACAATATCGAAGCCGGTCTTACCCTGAAATGGGAACACATCAAAGAGCAAAGTCGTGAATACGAGATGCGCGACTCAAGCGGCTATTCTATTCCGCATACAGGCAACCGTTTAGACTTAATCTATGCCCTATCATCCAAACAGGACATCAAGTCAAAACGCATCGAAGGATACATTCAGGACGTATACCGCTGGCATCATGACGAAACGTATTTTACACTCAACTACGGTCTGCGCTTCGCCCATTGGTCGTTCAACAAAGAAACAATTCTCTCGCCACGCTTGTCGTTGGCCATCGTCCCCGCCTTCAATCAGGACATTGTCTACCGTTTTGCCACTGGCATCTATTATCAAGCACCGTTCTATAAGGAACTGCGCGATACCACGACAACAACCAACATCACCGTTGTCACCCTCAACAAGAACATTAAGAGTCAACGCTCACTGCAATTCATTGCAGCAATGGACTATCGTTTCCGCATGAAAGACCGTCCATACAAGTTCACCGCAGAGGCATATTACAAGGCTCTTTCAAACCTGATACCCTATAACGTGCAAAACGTTAAGATAACCTATTACGGACAGAACCTTTGCTCAGGCTATACAGCAGGATTGGATCTCAAACTTTATGGAGAGTTCGTACCAGGAACCGACTCATGGATATCTCTTTCACTAATGAGTACCAAGCAGAAGATGAATGGCCAATGGATTCCAATGCCCACTGACCAGCGCTATGCCATCAACTTGCATTTTACTGATTATTTCCCTGGAACAGAACGATGGAAGATGACCCTACGCCTGGCCTATGCCGATGGACTGCCTTTTGGTGCACCTCATCGCGGTTTGGAATCACAAAATTTCCGTGCTCCAGCCTATAAACGAGCTGATATTGGCATGAGCTATATGGCTTATCAGGCACTTCACGAAAGAAAAACCCTAAAAAGAATCTGGCTAGGAGTCGATTGTTTGAACCTATTTGGCATCTCAAATGTTAACAGTTACTATTGGGTAACAGACGTTTCCAATAATCAATGGGCCGTCCCTAATTACCTCACAGGACGACAAATTAATGGGAAAATAACTGTAGAATTTTGA
- a CDS encoding acyl-CoA carboxylase subunit beta, producing MSKQLDKIKQLIEKREQARLGGGEKAIQKQHERGKYTARERIEMLLDEGSFEEYDMFKEHRCHNFGMEKKNFLGDGVVAGSGTIDGRLVFVFAQDFTVHAGSLSETMSQKICKVMDMAMKMGAPVIGINDSGGARIQEGINSLAGFAEIFERNILASGVIPQISGIFGPCAGGSVYSPALTDFTLMMEGTSYMFLTGPKVVKTVTGEDIDQEHLGGASVHATKSGVTHFTAKTEEEGLQMIKTLLSYIPSNNMEVAPRKKCEDPINRMEDMLNEIIPENPNEAYDMYKVIGAVVDNGEFFEVQPKFAKNIIVGFARFNGQSVGIVANQPSCYAGVLDVNASRKGARFVRFCDAFNIPIVSFVDVPGFLPGTGQEYNAVILHGAQLLYAYGEATVPKITVTLRKSYGGSHIVMGSKQLHTDLNYAWPSAEIAVMGASGAAAVLYAKEAKAKKEAGEDVKAFIAEKEEEYNELFANPYQAAKYGYIDDVIEPRNTRFRICRGLAQLATKRDALPAKKHGNIPM from the coding sequence ATGTCAAAGCAATTAGACAAGATTAAGCAACTCATCGAGAAGCGCGAACAAGCCCGTCTCGGTGGTGGCGAAAAAGCAATTCAGAAACAGCACGAGCGCGGAAAGTACACAGCCCGCGAGCGTATTGAAATGTTGCTCGACGAAGGTTCCTTCGAAGAGTATGATATGTTCAAGGAACATCGTTGCCATAACTTCGGCATGGAGAAGAAGAACTTCCTTGGCGATGGTGTGGTAGCCGGTTCTGGTACTATCGACGGTCGTTTGGTATTTGTCTTCGCTCAGGACTTCACTGTTCATGCAGGTTCTCTTTCTGAGACCATGAGTCAGAAGATCTGTAAGGTGATGGATATGGCCATGAAGATGGGTGCCCCCGTTATTGGTATCAACGACTCAGGCGGTGCACGTATTCAGGAAGGTATCAACTCATTGGCAGGTTTCGCCGAGATTTTCGAGCGTAACATCCTCGCTTCAGGTGTCATCCCCCAGATTTCAGGTATTTTCGGTCCTTGCGCCGGTGGTTCTGTTTACAGCCCTGCCCTCACTGACTTCACCCTGATGATGGAAGGCACTTCATACATGTTCCTCACCGGTCCTAAGGTGGTTAAGACTGTTACTGGCGAAGATATCGACCAAGAGCACCTGGGTGGCGCATCAGTTCACGCTACGAAGTCAGGTGTAACCCACTTCACCGCTAAGACAGAAGAAGAGGGTCTGCAGATGATTAAGACCCTGCTTTCATATATCCCCTCAAACAATATGGAGGTGGCTCCTCGTAAAAAGTGCGAAGACCCCATCAACCGTATGGAGGACATGCTGAACGAGATTATCCCCGAGAACCCCAACGAGGCATACGACATGTACAAGGTGATTGGTGCCGTAGTTGATAATGGTGAGTTCTTCGAGGTACAGCCTAAGTTTGCCAAGAACATCATCGTAGGTTTTGCTCGTTTCAATGGTCAGAGCGTAGGTATCGTAGCCAACCAGCCCTCTTGCTACGCAGGTGTGCTCGACGTTAACGCCAGCCGTAAGGGTGCCCGTTTCGTTCGTTTCTGCGACGCCTTCAATATTCCTATCGTATCATTCGTCGACGTCCCTGGCTTCCTGCCCGGTACAGGTCAGGAGTACAATGCCGTCATCCTGCACGGAGCACAGTTGCTCTACGCCTACGGTGAGGCCACAGTTCCCAAGATCACCGTTACCCTGCGTAAGTCGTATGGTGGTTCACACATCGTGATGGGTTCAAAGCAGCTCCACACCGACCTGAACTACGCATGGCCCTCAGCTGAGATTGCTGTGATGGGTGCATCAGGTGCTGCAGCCGTACTCTATGCCAAGGAGGCAAAGGCCAAGAAGGAAGCTGGTGAGGATGTGAAGGCATTTATTGCCGAGAAGGAGGAAGAGTACAACGAACTCTTCGCCAATCCTTATCAGGCAGCTAAGTATGGCTACATTGACGATGTCATCGAGCCACGCAACACCCGTTTCCGCATCTGCCGCGGTCTGGCTCAGCTTGCTACCAAGCGTGATGCTCTGCCCGCTAAGAAGCACGGTAACATTCCTATGTAA
- the mce gene encoding methylmalonyl-CoA epimerase — MKISHIEHLGIAVQSIEESLPFFKDVLGLECYATEVVEDQKVKTAFLKCGEVKLELLEPTSPESTIQKWLDKGNKGVHHVAFCVEDGVAKALAEVSEKGVRLIDEKPRKGAEGLNIAFLHPKSTCGILTELCEHPE, encoded by the coding sequence ATGAAGATTTCACACATTGAGCATCTGGGCATTGCCGTTCAGAGCATTGAAGAAAGCCTACCGTTCTTTAAAGATGTGCTGGGCTTAGAGTGTTATGCAACAGAGGTCGTAGAAGACCAGAAAGTAAAAACCGCTTTCCTAAAGTGTGGAGAGGTAAAGCTCGAGCTTCTTGAGCCGACATCACCCGAGAGTACCATTCAGAAATGGCTCGATAAAGGTAACAAGGGTGTCCATCACGTGGCATTCTGCGTAGAAGATGGTGTGGCTAAAGCCTTGGCAGAAGTCAGCGAGAAAGGTGTCCGTCTTATTGACGAGAAACCTCGCAAAGGTGCAGAAGGACTGAACATTGCCTTCTTGCATCCCAAATCAACCTGCGGCATCCTGACAGAACTCTGTGAACATCCAGAATAA